The following is a genomic window from Armatimonadota bacterium.
CCAAATGGATCGAACCGCAGGCGGTACACATGCCCATCGCGGCCCTGGATGACGCCGCCAGAATACACGCTGAAAGGGAGCCTGGGAAATCGCCAGGAGTCCACGATGCGACCTGAGTTGTCAAGGCGCATGAGGATCCTGTCGAGACCCAATACGTCAATCTCCGCCCCCGGACCCAGCGCCGGACGAGGGTCGAAAACAGCGGGGACTGCGCGGTCGGCGTGTGCGCTCAGCGTTAGCAAGGAGTGCGCTTTCACCGGGGCTGCAGGATCCCACCGCACGGGAATCTCCTGCAAGGGGGTCAGCGTCACTGGTTGGGCGGGGTCATAGAAGACTAGTGTGGCAGGAAGCGGCCCCTGCCCCTCGCGCGTGAACCTGTACGGGTAACCTCGCGGATCAGTGACATAGCCAGGTAAGAGACGGACAAAATTGCCTTGCTTGTCAACTTGTAACCCGCGCTGTCCCCTGCGCTCGCTGTTGAAAACCACCGACGTGGACCTATTGACGTAACCCGAGGCGTCTGCATGCAAGAGCGAATCCAAGGAGACCTGCTTCAGGCCGAGCTCGAGTGTTGCGCTTTCTGGCAACAAGTCCCACGGAGCGCGTGACCAGACATATGTGCCTGCGGAGTCGAACTTGCTGAGAGTTAGGGGTGAAGAGCCATGGGTGGCATAAATCGCCCCGGCAGAGTCCACAGCAAAATACTGCAAATTGTCCATCTTGCCTGTGTACGGATCGAAGACGCATTCAAACTTATGGGGGATGTCCGTCAGAGCCTCGGTATGGAACAAGAGGGTTCCGGGCGGTCTGAATTTCTTGACGCAGCCCTGGACGGTGTCACCGATGTAAATATCGCCCTTGCCATCCACGAAGAAATCCGCGATGCTCTCGCCCGGCCCAGGATCTCCGCCTGGCCAAAGGCTTCCCCAGTCTACTCCCACTCGCTCCGGCGCATCGCCGAAGTTGATCCTGGCCACCGCTTCGGCAGAGACAACGGGCTGAGCAGCTCCGCCCGTTGTCGCGACCGCCGTAGGCGCCAGTGCGGCCAACAGCAAAGCAGCAGTGAATCTCATAGTCTTCATAAGACGGTCTCCCCCGTGGACGCGCCATGAAGTGATGCGGGAAGTCTGCATGCGGAAGCACGTATCTTCGGCAGGACGAGGATTCCGGAAGTGGCGAGGAGCAGAACGACTGACCAGCGGCAGCTTCGGGTGCTGCGTGGGCGCTTCATGAGGCACTCCTTCTGGGAAACCAGCCAAGTACGGACGGTTCCTACTTTGACGGCTCGCCTAGTAGCCTAGCCCAGAAAGGGAGAACGTGTCCAGAACGTTTCGTGCTCGATCGGTGCGCCCGGCGCAACAAGGGCGCCAGACTACCCTACTTATCGCTACCGGCCCGCCGTGCAACCGTGAAACCGCGCGGCCCGCTCTCCCTGGAGCGGGCCGCATCTCCTAATCGCTCGCTACGGCTTTTTGCGGCACCCCCTCAGAATCGTTGCCTAATGCCGATGGCGGCGAAGAAGGGCGGATTGTACGTGTACGGCACGTAGGTGATGTACCCCTCGTTGCCCGGGCCGGGGTCGCCCACTGCGGGCGGCTGGTACGCGCCGGGCAAGACCTCGAGCGTGTTCTCATCGTACCACGCCAGGTTGGTCGCAGTCTTCGTGCTGAAGATGTTGTGCAGGGCGACGTAGATGTCCTGATCCTCGTCCACGTGATACGTGATGTTGAGGCTGCACAGCCAGTGGTCGCCGGTGCGCAGCGCATTGGGATTGTTCGGCTGCAGTTCGCCGTTGACTTGAATCGGCACATCGTACGGCTCGCCGAGATCGGTATAGAGGGTCATGTGCTGGTAGTCCGGGCCGCCGAGGTCAATCCCGCTTTGGCCGTAGGCGTAACCGCTGCCATAGGCGACCCACGGGTTGAACTCCCAGTTGCCGCGCTTATGGTTGAGCGCCAGGGTCGCGGTGTGGCGCTGATCCCACGGGAGATAGTATTCCGCGTCGAGGTCGCCGAAATCCACGCCCCAGGGGTACGCGTTCGGGTACGGCGCGGTGGCTTTGGCGCGCATGTAGGTGTAGCTCAGCCAGCCTTCCCAGTCGCGCGCGAGCCGGCGCTGCAGCTTGGCCTCGATGCCCGTGGCCGTGCCGTGGCCGTTGGACGCGTATCGCTTGACATCGCTCCAGTCGAAGACCTCATCGGTCGGGCCGTGCCAGCGCTGAACCAGTTGCTCGCTGTCGCGCTGGAAGTAGGTTGCGTTGAGCAGCAAGTTCGGCGCAAGGCGCGTCTCGACGCCGACGTCGAACGCGGTGTCCACCTGCGGCTTAAGCGGGCTGGTCTCGGCGAAGAACAGCGGCCAGATCTCGCCCTGCGTCATGTCGCCGAAGTAGTCCGGAATCGGCGCGGTCAGCCCGCGGTCAATGAACGTCCAGCGCGTGTACTTCGCGGCCGGCATCTGCGCGTACTTGCCCCACGATCCGCGCAGTAGCGTCGCGTCATTCACAGCGTACGTGGCGCCCGCGCGCGGGCTCGTCTGCGACAGGCTGAGCTCCGAGTGCGGGGAGCGGTCGTAATCCATGCTGTCGTGCCGCACCCCGACGTCGAGGGTCAGCTCGTCGGTCACGCGCCAGCGGTCGCCGATGTACGCCTGAAGGTTGCGCGTGTCGTTGTCCGCCGAGTACTCGAGCACCGGCGGGAAGATGGGCGGCATGAAGCCCGACGCGAGCATGTTGTTGTCGCCCCAGATGTGCCACGCGCCGGCATAGAGCAGGTGCTTGGGTGCGACCTGGCCGGTGTAGTTCAACTGGAGCCCGTACATTTGCTGCAAGCGGTCCTGCCAGAATCCCTGCTCGTCGGAGCTGAGGTCGAGGCGCAGCCAGTTTTCCAGCCGATACCCGCGCAGGGTGTAGAACGCCTTGGGGCTCAGGCTGTGGCTCCAGGTAACCGCGTCGAGGTTGTAGCCCTGGCGCCCGAAGTCCCGCGTCTCCTGCACCGGCTCGAACAGGCCGGTGCTGGGATCGAAACTCTGGGTGTGCGAGAACGGGAACAGATATCGCGCATATCCGTGATTCGCGAGCAACGTGAGATTGTCGTTTGCGCTCGCCGTGTAGATGGCCTTGACTATGGCGTCCGATGACGCCTCACACGACGTCAGGAAGTTGTTATCCAGGAAATCACTGCGCCAGATGTTGCTCTGGTAGTACCAGTTCCAGGGGCCGACGACGTTGCCGGCCTCGAGCAGCAACGCGCGGTAATCCCACGGGCTGCCGACGCTCGTGTCCACGAAACCGCCGCGCACCTGGTCGCCGCGCTTGATGACCTCGTTGATGACGCCGCCGACATAGCCCGGATACGAGGCCGGATAGCCGCCAGTGTACAGATCCATCCGGTCGAGCCCGACGGTGACGATATTGGTGGCGAAGACGTTGTTGTTCGGCTCGACGATGGGAATGCCCTCGAGCATGTAGCCGACCTGGTCGTCGCGCGCGCCGCGGATGTGCGGATAGCCCGTCGCATCCGCCACAACGCCCGGCTGGCCGAACACGATACCGGGGAACTGGTAGAGATCGTTGGGCTGACCGCGCACGTACTGCTCCTCCTCGGAGGTGGTGGTGTACGTGGTCGCGGTCACGGCGGGACGCACCTGGACCTGTGCCGCAGTGACCTTGGCCTCAGCGCCAGGGACCTCGAGCACCGTCGGCTCAAGACCGAAATCGAGCGTCGCCGTCTCGTCCTGCGTGATTGCCACGCCGGTGTTGATGGCCTCGACGTATCCCACGAGGCTGGCGCTCACGTCGTAGGTGCCCGGCGGGATGTTGGTAATGAGGTATGCGCCGTCGGCGTCGCTGACGGTGGTCAGGGCTGTGCCCTGAATCCTGACGTTGACGCCGGCGAGCGGCTCGCCGGTCTCGACGTCGAGAACCTGACCGCTGAGGATACCGGTCGTGACGACAGCGCCCGCGCTCGACACGAGCGCTGACACACACAGGGCCGCCAGCAATGCTGTCGGCCATGGACTGCGGAGCATGATCGCCTCCTGATGCGTATTGGACTGGTCGTTGACGTAGTTATGTACCGTATTTCACACAAATCGTGAGATGAACCTGATGCTGCGGGCGGAGGAGAGGCGATTGCCGCTTACTCGAGCGAGAAGGTGACCGTCGCGTAGGTGTCCACTTCGCGCGGGATGCCGTCCTGGACTGCGGGCCGGTACCGCCACTGTTTCACGGCCTGGACGGCAGCGGCGTCGAGACGAGCATCGCCGGACGACCTGGCAACCTTCACCGCGCCAACCTTGCCTTCTTTGGTCACCGTGACGCGAAGCCTCACCGTACCTTGGATGCCCTCAACCTGAGCCGCTATCGGATACACGGGGTTGACGCGTCCCACGAGCGTCGGGATCTTGCGATCGGCCAGGCGCGACACATGGCTCGGCCCGTCCGCACCCGTGCCATCCCCCGTGCCGGATCCGGGCTTGCCGCTGCCACCACCGTCCCCGGTACCGGGTCCCGTCCCGATCCCCGTGCCGTCGCCTGTTCCACCGGAGCCGCCGCCGCCTGCGCCGGGCCCGGAACCCGAGCCGCTGCCGCTGCCCGTCCCGGGAGGCACGCCGGACGCTCCGCCACTCCCGCCCGGCAGGTCGCCTTGCTTGCTGCCCGCGCCCAGGCCGATATCTCCGCCGCCGGGTCGCGGCGGGCCGTCACCGCCCGCCGGCGCGGAGGGACGAGTTCCGCCGCCGCCAGGTCTCGGGTCGGGGCTCACCGCCGGCACAGGTCCAGGCGGTGGTTCGCGAGTCGCGGGTTTCGGCTCGACGGGGCGCGCTGCCGGGGCCGGCTGCGGAGGCGGAATCGCGCGGACCGGCGGCGCCGGAGGCTTGACGGATGTCGGCGGCTTCGCCGAAGCGGGTTCCGGCTTTGGCCGAGGTGTTGACTGTTCCCGGATCCGCGGCGCAGCCGCGGGCTCAGGTGCGGGCGGCGGAGTGACCAGGGGCTTGGGCGGCACCGGGCGCGTGACGACCGCCGGCGCAGCCGCGGCCTGAATCAGCTTGACCTCGATCAGCTTCGGCGGTTCCGGAAGCGGCAGCGACCGCAAATGCACCAAGGACAACAGCGCCACGGCCACGAGGTGAATGAGCGCCGAAGCGGCGAGCGCCCGACGCATCACTCGTCGCGTCAGTATCGCCTCGTGCGCGAGGCGGCCTTGCCCGCTATCGAGCGAAATCGCTGCCACTGCGACAAGCGCCTCCTCATCCGGGCTGCGTCGCTATCGCCATGCGCGCAGCGCCCGCTTTCTTGGCCGCATCCATCGCCGCGACCACTCGGCCGTGCTCCACGCGGTCGTCCGCATTGATGACCACGACGACGCGCGGGTTGTCGCTGATTCGCTGCGCCAGCGCGGGGCCGAGGGCGTCAATCGTGGTCTGCTCTTTGTCGAGATACAGCTTGCCGTCCTGGGTCAGGCTGACGGTCACCTTGGTCAAGGCCTCGCGCTCGGCCGCCTCTGCCTTGGGGAGGTTGACCGGCATCCCGTTCTGCAGCGTCATGCTCAGGCTGGCCACCATGAAGAACACCAGGAGAAAAAAGATGGTGTCAATCATGGGGATGATTTCGAGTCGCGCGCGCTTATAGCCCTGTCGCGGCAGGCGCATTAGGCCTCTCCATGCACGATCGAGGACACCACGGTGGCCGGCACTCGCGCTGAATCACCAACGTCGCGCGCGGCACCGATCGCCTCGCCGCTGCGTGCAAGCGAATTTGTCAACTGCGTGGAGCGCACCTCGATCTCCGAGACCAGGTGCTTCACGCGGTCGAGGAAGTAGTTGTACGCCACAAGGCTGTAGATCGCAATGACCAAGCCGGTGGCGGTCGCGATGAGGGCCTCGGCGACACCTGCCGTAATGCCCGTGGGGTGACTCATGCCCGTGCGCGACACGATGTTGAAGGAGCGGATCATCCCCGTTACCGTGCCGAGCAAGCCGAGCAGCGGCGCGAGTGTGACCACGGTGTCGAGCACGACGAGGCGCCGGTTGAGCTGCGGCAGCTCAGCCATGGCGTGTTCCTCCATCGCCCGCTCCGAGTTTCCCCCCTCCTGCCGCGCCCGGAGGCCCGCCGCCAGCACCGCCGCGACCGGCCCGCGCGTCTGCTCGCACAACGACCGCGCCTGGTGCACGTCGCCGCGCTCGAGCGTGCCGCGAACGTGCTGCATGAGCCGTTCCGTGTCCGCCCACGCGCGCCGGTAGAACAGCCACCGCTCGATAATTGCCGCGATGGAAATGAGCGAGCACGCCGCCAGCGGGATCATGACCGGCCCGCCCATGGCGAGCGTGCGCAAGAAGTCAGGCATAGTGTTCTCCCGGATCCGTGCTGCCTCTGTTGCTGCGACCGTGCTGCAGCGTTCCCACCCGGTACCCACGTGCGCATCTCCCGTTCGATTCGGCAAGCTGCAGTGGAGCCACCGTATGCTTGCCTGTCTATTAGACCACCGGGCGCTGCACGAGGTTCCAGGTAGGCAGCCGACTTCGCGTCTGCCATGCTCAACCACGGCAGGCGCGTGCGGCTCTCGGAGCCGCATTGGGTTATTCCATATCTCGGCTGGCAGGATGAGGGGCGCGAACGCACATGCGGAGAGGGCAGAGACGTGCGCGAGGGCACGGGAATAGGCGCGGCACGAACGGCGCGGCTGGGCTAATCCGCGACGTAGCCGATACTGCGCATCTGCTCCAGCGAGCGCTTGTCGAGGGCCGGCGCCTTCTCGCCGAACTGCTTCCAGTATGCGATGCGGCGCCCGCTCTGGCGCGCCAGCCCCAACAGCCGTTCGCGGAGTGCCGGCGCGACCTGGGGATCGGCCGCCAGATTATGGCGCTCGCGGGGGTCCGCGCGCAGGTCGTACACCTCCATCGCGCGCGATTCGGGGTGGAAGATGACTTTGTACTCGGATGTGCGCAGCGCCTTGAGCTCTTCGCCGTAGAGCGTCATCTCGGCGAACAGCTCGCGGCCCTGCCCCGCAGCCGAGTCGCCGCCGAGGAGTGGCACCAGCGAGCGCCCTCGGACGCCATCCGGGATCGCCACTCCCGCAACATCGAGCACCGTCGGCAGCACGTCAATCAAGCCCACCTGTGCGCGGACCCGATCTCCGGCATGCGCGCCGCGGGGGAACTTGATGAGCAGCGGCACGCGCAGGACCTCGTCGTACATGCTGTGCCCATGCTCAAAGCCGCTATGATCCCAGAACTCCTCGCCGTGGTCGGCCGTGACGATAATCGTGGTGTTGTCGAACAATCCGAGTTCCCGCAGGCTCGCCATCAGCCTGCCTAGCCAACGATCGGCGTAGCGCACCTCGTCGTCATAGAGAGCCTGGAGGTACGCCTTGTCCCCTGCGCCGAGGGCTATCCGTCCCCACACCAGGTCTTTGTAGAACTTGCCGTCCGGCTCGAACGGCGGCTCGGGGAAAGCGGCCAGAGTCTCCGGCGACTTCTCCGGCGGGTTGTAGGGCACATGGGTGTCCATGAGATGCATCCACAGGAAGAACGGCTGCCGGTCCCGTGCCGCCAGCCACCGCGATGCATCCTGCACCAGGCGCTCTGCTTCATGCCGGTCGAGCTGCCGGGAGCCGAAGTACTCGTGCTTGTCGAACAGCGCTTCCGCCAGGCGCCGGCCGAGCGACGTATGGAGAAACCATTCCTCGTATCTGCCGAGGCGTGGCAGCGCCGGCAACGCATCGCCCCTGAAGTCATCCGGGTTGCGGAAGATGATGAACCCGCGCGCCGCGCCTTGGTCGCGCCGCAACAGCGGGTTGACCAGTTCCGCCGCGGTCATGTACCCCGCTTTGCGCAGGACTTCGGCCAGAGTCGGCTGAGGCGTAAACAGCCCGCCGTCGAAGCGAACCTTGTGGCCTTCGGCGGGCCGCCGCCAAATGCCGATCTCGGACGGCCGCTGAGACACAAATATTGAGCCCATCGAAGCGACGGTCCACGGGGCCGACGCGAAGGCGCTGTCGAAGACGACCGCGTCCCTGGCAAAGCGATCGAGTTCGGGCGTCAGCCCCGCGGAGCTGCCGTAACAGCCAAGCTTGTCCGCCCGCAGGGCGTCCACGATCACGAGCAAGACGTTGGGGGCGCCCCGATGCGGCGAGGGATATGCGATGCGCACGCCCGCCCATCCCACGATCACCAGGAAAGCCGCGGGCCAGAACATGAGCACCCGCACCCACACGGCGCGGGCCGGCGATGATGCGTCACCGTGCGCGCGCCTGCTCCGGATGAGGCCGACGGCGAAGAGCACGACAACGCCCACCGCGACCGCGCCGACCTTCTCCGCGGCCGAGATGCCGTTGAGCGTCCACTGTGCCCACAGCGCACCCGCAACGAGGCACCCGAGTGCCGCGGCCCCGGCGCCGGGCAACTTGAGCCTCAGTCGGGGCGCGAACCGCAGCGCCACCCACATCACCGCCCCGGCAGCGACGGACCACGCACCCACGCGCAGCAGCAAGAAAGTCATCGCCTCGGGTGCAATGTCGAGGTCGGCTCTTCCGAGCACCAGCGCCGGCGGCAGCGCGATTGCGCCGAGGATGTGGTAGAGGAATCTGTCCTGCTCGGCGCCGGCGCGTCGCAACAGCGCGGTGGCCGCGCCAAGCACGGCCCCGAGGACGCCGAAGGCGACCCAGCCGAGCGCAGCGTAAACGCCGACGGTGACGCCCCATAGGCCCCAGAAATCCGCCGCCCGGAGCACGCGNNNNNNNNNNNNNNNNNNNNNNNNNNNNNNNNNNNNNNNNNNNNNNNNNNNNNNNNNNNNNNNNNNNNNNNNNNNNNNNNNNNNNNNNNNNNNNNNNNNNATCAGGAACTTGCTGCGCCAGATAGCGCTGAAATAGCGCTTGTCCTCGATGACGAAGACCTCGGTCACGAACGTCGCCCAGAACGCGAAGACAATGACCCCGACGATGAGCAGTATGAACCCGCTCGCGACAAATACGGACGTCGCGAGCGCGGTGAGGATAAACGGTATCAGCCGTCGCCCGATGTGCCGATACGACCCGCCGAACGTCGCCTCGTCGCCCATGTATCGGTCCGAGACCGCTTTGGTCAGCGCGCCGGTCACGAGCAGGTAAGCGGGCAGAGTGAGGAGGCCCGCGATGATTTGCGTCTCGACAGAGGCGGACTGCAGCAAGGCGAGCGGCATGTACACGATTGCTGCGATCCCGAAGAACAGCCAGAAATTGGCGCGGTAGAGCCGAAAGGTCTGGTCAATGATCTCCAACAGACCCATCGGCCGCAGTGTCGGTACGTGCGTCACGGCGGCACCTCCTCGCTAGGTTCGCAGGGGTCCCCCCGTTGGGGCGCTCCCCGTCACTTTCGTTGACAGCCATGAAAAACCTGCCGCAGACTACCCTTCGAGGGCTCTTTGCGCTATCATCTGTTGCGTCGCGAAGAATTGTCCGCTGCGAGCACGCCGCCGGCGTACTCGACAAATCCACGCAAGCGAGGAGTGGCATGCCTGATCCTGGACACCGAGATTCCACGTCACTTGTGGACCTCACGACAGCCGTCGTCGTCACCGCGGGACCCACCGCCGACGCAGTCGAGCGACAGGCGGCGCTCATGCTGCGGTGGGAAGTGCAGAAGCGCACCGGGCTCGAGTGGCCGGAGGTGGCCGCTTTGCCTGCAGACGATGTTCCGGCCATCATTGTCGGCAGTCGGGAGCGGATGCCTGCCGCGCCGCGGGGCGCTGCGATGCCGGAGCCCGAGATGAAACACGGCAAGCCCGCCGCCGAAGGGTATGTGCTCGCGGTGGATGCAGCCGCACGGCGCGCCCCGACTGTGTACGCCATCGGCAACGACCGCCGCGGCGCGCTCTTTGCCATCGGCCGACTCCTGCGGTCGCTGGACTGGGCGGATGGCGAGGCACAGCTGCCGAGTGACCTCGAGGTGTCGAGCGCCCCAGCGTACCCCATCCGCGGGATGCAACTCGGCTACCGACAGCTCAACGACACCC
Proteins encoded in this region:
- a CDS encoding TonB-dependent receptor — translated: MLRSPWPTALLAALCVSALVSSAGAVVTTGILSGQVLDVETGEPLAGVNVRIQGTALTTVSDADGAYLITNIPPGTYDVSASLVGYVEAINTGVAITQDETATLDFGLEPTVLEVPGAEAKVTAAQVQVRPAVTATTYTTTSEEEQYVRGQPNDLYQFPGIVFGQPGVVADATGYPHIRGARDDQVGYMLEGIPIVEPNNNVFATNIVTVGLDRMDLYTGGYPASYPGYVGGVINEVIKRGDQVRGGFVDTSVGSPWDYRALLLEAGNVVGPWNWYYQSNIWRSDFLDNNFLTSCEASSDAIVKAIYTASANDNLTLLANHGYARYLFPFSHTQSFDPSTGLFEPVQETRDFGRQGYNLDAVTWSHSLSPKAFYTLRGYRLENWLRLDLSSDEQGFWQDRLQQMYGLQLNYTGQVAPKHLLYAGAWHIWGDNNMLASGFMPPIFPPVLEYSADNDTRNLQAYIGDRWRVTDELTLDVGVRHDSMDYDRSPHSELSLSQTSPRAGATYAVNDATLLRGSWGKYAQMPAAKYTRWTFIDRGLTAPIPDYFGDMTQGEIWPLFFAETSPLKPQVDTAFDVGVETRLAPNLLLNATYFQRDSEQLVQRWHGPTDEVFDWSDVKRYASNGHGTATGIEAKLQRRLARDWEGWLSYTYMRAKATAPYPNAYPWGVDFGDLDAEYYLPWDQRHTATLALNHKRGNWEFNPWVAYGSGYAYGQSGIDLGGPDYQHMTLYTDLGEPYDVPIQVNGELQPNNPNALRTGDHWLCSLNITYHVDEDQDIYVALHNIFSTKTATNLAWYDENTLEVLPGAYQPPAVGDPGPGNEGYITYVPYTYNPPFFAAIGIRQRF
- a CDS encoding TonB family protein — its product is MAAISLDSGQGRLAHEAILTRRVMRRALAASALIHLVAVALLSLVHLRSLPLPEPPKLIEVKLIQAAAAPAVVTRPVPPKPLVTPPPAPEPAAAPRIREQSTPRPKPEPASAKPPTSVKPPAPPVRAIPPPQPAPAARPVEPKPATREPPPGPVPAVSPDPRPGGGGTRPSAPAGGDGPPRPGGGDIGLGAGSKQGDLPGGSGGASGVPPGTGSGSGSGSGPGAGGGGSGGTGDGTGIGTGPGTGDGGGSGKPGSGTGDGTGADGPSHVSRLADRKIPTLVGRVNPVYPIAAQVEGIQGTVRLRVTVTKEGKVGAVKVARSSGDARLDAAAVQAVKQWRYRPAVQDGIPREVDTYATVTFSLE
- a CDS encoding biopolymer transporter ExbD: MRLPRQGYKRARLEIIPMIDTIFFLLVFFMVASLSMTLQNGMPVNLPKAEAAEREALTKVTVSLTQDGKLYLDKEQTTIDALGPALAQRISDNPRVVVVINADDRVEHGRVVAAMDAAKKAGAARMAIATQPG
- a CDS encoding MotA/TolQ/ExbB proton channel family protein, giving the protein MPDFLRTLAMGGPVMIPLAACSLISIAAIIERWLFYRRAWADTERLMQHVRGTLERGDVHQARSLCEQTRGPVAAVLAAGLRARQEGGNSERAMEEHAMAELPQLNRRLVVLDTVVTLAPLLGLLGTVTGMIRSFNIVSRTGMSHPTGITAGVAEALIATATGLVIAIYSLVAYNYFLDRVKHLVSEIEVRSTQLTNSLARSGEAIGAARDVGDSARVPATVVSSIVHGEA
- a CDS encoding sulfatase, coding for RVLRAADFWGLWGVTVGVYAALGWVAFGVLGAVLGAATALLRRAGAEQDRFLYHILGAIALPPALVLGRADLDIAPEAMTFLLLRVGAWSVAAGAVMWVALRFAPRLRLKLPGAGAAALGCLVAGALWAQWTLNGISAAEKVGAVAVGVVVLFAVGLIRSRRAHGDASSPARAVWVRVLMFWPAAFLVIVGWAGVRIAYPSPHRGAPNVLLVIVDALRADKLGCYGSSAGLTPELDRFARDAVVFDSAFASAPWTVASMGSIFVSQRPSEIGIWRRPAEGHKVRFDGGLFTPQPTLAEVLRKAGYMTAAELVNPLLRRDQGAARGFIIFRNPDDFRGDALPALPRLGRYEEWFLHTSLGRRLAEALFDKHEYFGSRQLDRHEAERLVQDASRWLAARDRQPFFLWMHLMDTHVPYNPPEKSPETLAAFPEPPFEPDGKFYKDLVWGRIALGAGDKAYLQALYDDEVRYADRWLGRLMASLRELGLFDNTTIIVTADHGEEFWDHSGFEHGHSMYDEVLRVPLLIKFPRGAHAGDRVRAQVGLIDVLPTVLDVAGVAIPDGVRGRSLVPLLGGDSAAGQGRELFAEMTLYGEELKALRTSEYKVIFHPESRAMEVYDLRADPRERHNLAADPQVAPALRERLLGLARQSGRRIAYWKQFGEKAPALDKRSLEQMRSIGYVAD